In Panicum virgatum strain AP13 chromosome 5K, P.virgatum_v5, whole genome shotgun sequence, the genomic window TAGGAAAGTCTTCTAGATGTGGCTATGTTAAGTCTAACCACCATTTTTAAACATATAGAGTTTCGGATTACATCTAATATGGTCATTCTAACTTGTCTCATACTTGGTTTGAAACCAAAAATAAGATGCCTCATATGTTGTTGCTTCTGAGCACTTGATCGGATGATCTTGAATTTcagtaagaaaaaaaatctgtaTAGACATTTTTTCTCCTTCGAAAGAGTAAAATCATAGCATGGTTTCCAGTGCAATTGAAAACTGGTATAATTGTTTACTAGAAGTTCACTGCGCAATAACAATCTTGCGGCAACTTACCTGCTTGACTGCAGTAGTTTTGACATAAATTTGTTCATCGAACTTTGGTACATTATGAATTTGGACTGAATATTGCCTTGGCAACAGCACTGAACTTGAAGTTGATGTTCCATGTTCCGTTGCCTATCAGTGTTACTCAGAACGTGAGAGCATTCCTCAGTGGATGCCATTCATCTCATCTGTCAAGGTTAGTGTTGTTCATTATATTTGAAACGATACTGATATATGTTAATATAGTTCTTGTGTACATATCCTTTTCACTAGCTTGGCTTTGCATGCATATGCTGCTTTTGTTTCAGTTTCAGCACACATATGCAAATGATTATTTATAGGTCCTTGAAGATAAACCAGATCTTTCACGCTGGAGTCTGAAGTACGAGGTATTTGGTCGGAATGTAGAATTCTCTTGGCTTGCTCGAAATATGACGGTGAGTATCAGATATGACAAGGCTGCTGTAAGTTTGGCTGTTAACGTTCCGTCTCAATGACATCACTTCTGTGTGTCAGCCGACTAAAAACCAAAAGATCCATTGGCGTTCTCTTGAAGGCCTTCCTAACAGGTAACTCTTCGGAAAATAAAAATCCAGCTGTTGCATTCATATATTAGTCCTCTTAATGCTTATTTTCTGCAAAATCCAGCTGTTGCACTACAATAATTTGTAAATCATCCAtggtaaactttttttttttgaggcaacaggaggggatGAGCATCCCCTACTGATTATAGATATATATTAAAAAACAAACAGGAAAATAGTCTTTACAAACCAACTCAAGATACAAAGAAAGAAGATCAAGCTAAGTAGACACATTAACCAAAGTTATTGATCCATTCAGCTAAACATGCTTTATGTTTTGATTTCACACAGTGCAAAAGCAGTGTGAGTTCTTTCTTGAATGTTGCTCTTGTCGACGAGAGAGAAACATGATTATTCTGGAAGATGACATCATTCCTGGAGGTCCAGATAGCCCAACAAAGCAAAATGATAATGTCCAATGAAATGAGCGTATGTAATTGTCCCTTAAAACTGACAACTGCCTCGAAAATTGAAACTTGAGGGCCGGCTGACATATAGATTTATGAGATTCCAGCAAGCAATTGCATAGGGACATCTTAGGAAAAGGTGCTCCAAGGTTTCCTCCTGTCGTGAGTTGCATAGTTCACACTCATAAGAATCAAGTACCATTGTTTTCCGTCTTAGTAAATTTCTCGTGCTAAGGCGATCCTTGAGTAGCAGCCAGAAGAAAACTTTGTGTTTGTTTTGACAACTAGATTTCCATAACCATTTGAAAGCCGGGGAACTTGAGCATGACCAGTGAGATGTAAGTAAGCCTTTTTGGAGGAAAACTGAGTATTTCCCCAAATATATTGCCACCAGTCCGGATTGTCTGAAATTGGCTGATTGTTTACTAGTTGTAGCTGCTCCATTTGTGCAAAAGCTTCCACAGAGAGGGGTAAATGGAAAGAGACTGTAATGGTTCTGTTTGTTGGACAGTTTGGAACGACAAGTGCTTGCTtttttacaaaggaaaagaGCTCTGGGGATTGTTGATGTTGTACCTGTCCTCCCCAAATATCAAACCCAAAACAGACAACTTGCACCATTCTGAATATTAACCATTGCCATTCTTTTAAAAGCATCTAGTAGTTTGAGAATATCCCTCCACCAAAAGGAGTCATCTTTTATGTGACTCGGGAGTTTACCGTTTCTGTAGTGTTTCTCCCAGAACAGATTAACCCAGGGAATGTCTGATTTGTTGAAGAActtgtgtaaatttttcaaTAGGAGAGCCTCATTATGTGTTTCTAAATTGATAACTCCTAAACCTAACATAACCAAATCTGCTTGTTGCAGAGGCGCTGTTCGCTTCTTCCCTAAAACCCCATCGTCTTGTAGAGTACAAGTGAGCACCCAGTCCTGTGAATTCTTTCGCAAAAAAGTATTGTGAACTAATAAGAAATACAATATATTTCTTTGATTATTGATTTCAGCTAACTGTGGCGTATGAGATTCCTGAAATTTTGGCACCGGTTGGATCAGTAAGTGGCATATCAACACATCGTATGCTTGTTGCCATATTCCAACAGCTGTTGCAAATCCTTAAATTGATCAATCTAATCGTCATTCACCAGGCACTGAAACCATTCATGGAAGGCTTACTTCTTAAAGGTCTAGAACGCTTCGCGGCATTCGCAAAGGAGCGTAACAGCAAGATCCCTCAGCCTTGACGATCACTCCAATGCAAGAACTCAAGAATTTGATCGGTTTCATTTCCATTGAAGCATGATTATCACAACAGAAGGTTGCATATTGTCACTGCAGATGTGGGGAAAATAATGTGTTGACAGAGGAATAAAAGAGTGAATATTATGGCTAGTATGAAGCTTAAGTTCGGCTCTTATTTATCATTTCTATTTTTCCGGTATGATTATGCTTCTTGGGCCAGATGCCATCACAAACCAAATGTACCAACCGGCCACAAGGAAAATGCACCTTCAAAGTGGCTGTTTTGAGTCCAAAAAAGTATGGTTGATGTTAAATGCGTGCAAAGCTTCAAAGATACTATTAACAAGCAATTAAACTTTTTTTGCAATCATCTCATGTTTATGTAGTTATAACCCCCAACAGTCAGAAGGGACCATGTCAGTTCGTTCGATTCACATAATACACATAGTGGAGTTCCCAGCAAAATTGAATCGTCACTGAAAGCTTCACGTAAGAATGCGTTAAGTATCTCAATggaaaaaagaaatagaaaagagtgGCGTTTCAACAGATGAAGCAAAGGATACCGTAATATAAATCTGCACTGAGTTGCTGGTAATAGATATCGGAAATAAATAAGAGTCGTTGCGGAGATACACCCAAGTACCAGGATATTATTACTGGGATGTATATAGCAGATATGTAAAATCAAAACAGACTGCTATAAGATGGCATGGCTCAATTCGCAGTATTGCGAACAAACAGAGACCTTTTGGTCCCAGAGATCCAAAATTAACTTCCTGACCCAACATTTGGGtgataagaaaagaaaaaccaaGGAATCATATGTGGATAGCCTTGGAGAAGGTTTGTAAGCAAGCCTCCTTGAGGGCCTCGCTCACAGTGGGATGCGCATGGCAAGTGCGGGCAACGTCTTCGCTCGATGCTCCGTACTGCAAGGCAAGCACAGCTTCGTGGATGATTTCCCCAGCATTAGGCGCCATTATGTGCACACCGAGAATCTTGTCAGTTTCCTTCTCAGCCACCACCTTGACTAGCCCCTCAGCATCGTCAATGGCCTTTGCACGGCTGTTAGCCAGCAGTGGGAATTTGCCAACACGGTAGGCGATTCCTAGagccttcacctgctcctcAGTCTTGCCAACAGAGGCAACTTCTGGATGTGTATAAACTACACCTGGAACTGTGTCATAGTCAACATGGCCTTCCTTTCCAGCAATGAACTCAACACATGCAACACCATCCTCTTCAGCTTTATGGGCAAGCATGGGCCCAGGGATGGCATCCCCAATTGCATAGACTCCCTTCACATTGGTCATGAAGCGCTTATCAACTAGTATCCTGCCAGCCTTATCTGTCTCAACACCAATGGTTTCTAGTCCGATGCCAGAAGTAAATGGGGTTCTGCCAGCAGAGACAAGGACAACATCTGCTTCAAGGATGGTCTGATCACCACCAGCTGCAGGCTCGAGCGTCAGCTTCACGCCATCTCCACTGGTATCACACCCAACTACCTTTGTCTTGAGCATGAACTTGAACTTCTGCTTCTCCAACATGCGTTGGAACTGCTTCCTGACCTCGCCATCCATTGATGGTACTATATCTGGCGCAAATTCAACAACAGTGACCTCTGAACCAAGGCGGTTCCAGACTGAACCCATCTCAAGGCCAATATAACCTGCACCGATTACCACCAGTTTCTTTGGGATCTCAGACAAGCACAAAGCACCAGTAGATGAAACAACTTTCTTCTCATCAATAGTTATTCCAGGAAGTGATTTTACGTCAGACCCAGTTGCAATGATTATGTTTTTCCCCTTGACAACAGTGCTACCGCCATCAATTAAATCAACTGATACTTCTGAGGGGGAAGCCAATTTCCCAAAGCCTTTAACATAGGTCACCTTGTTCTTTTTAAAGAGTCCTTCAATCCCTTTTGTTAGTCCTGCCACAGCCTTGTCTTTCTGAGCCATCATCGCTGGAAGGTCCACTTCCAGATTTGAGATCTTAACTCCATGGTGCGCAAAAGAAGTCTTTGCTTCATGGTACATATGTGATGAGTGCAGAAGAGCCTGAAATACAAAATTGGATGCATGGACAGACTTAGAAGTGTTCCTAATGAAGCATGACGATAAAAATAAATCACCGAAGTTGATAATTCCCTAGGGCAATGATACAGAGAAAAACAACAATTGGGTCCAAGGTAAAAGTGTATAGAGATACGCTCCATTGTTGATGATCCAAGATAGAACAACAGTGTAAATCTTGAGTTGGACTAGTATGGAGTTATAGGCTAGTTCTTGAAAAACTAAATTAtaagatactccctccatataggaTTTAGATGACGTTTTGGACAAGATTTGAgtcaaacattgggaatataaatcatgaataacttttaagttattgagtttgaaaaagtgaaaattatatgaatagatttgtcttaagaaacactttcataaaaatatacatatatcacttttcaacaaatatttttataaaaataaacagTCAAAGTTATGCTTTGaagaccgtgtcgctgtcctaaacgtcatctatttcctatatggagggagtagtaagGAAGAGGTTTAGATCTCATGTAGTGATACTTAGCTATGTATCCATACAAACAAAAAGTGCACAGTTGAACAACGATAATGATAGAACAATAGAGCCTGAATCATACTGTGTAGCAACAAATTTACAAGCGATGTGCTTATTTCccacaaaaaagagaaaatacaTCATCTCTTAGCGCAAAACAGTACTCTGGCTCAAAGAAGACCCAACACAGAGCCCTTTTCATCATTTATATGCTGCACTACATCGTCAACAAGGTTCAAGCATTACACTCATTTAATTTGATTGTGAATGACAACCACCACAAAACAAGTAATAAAATACTGTAATACAGAGCCAATCACACATAAATGGTAAACTAGGAATAGTGCCACTCGTTCGGGTCACATTGCGCACTATCAAACTCAAGTTGATTGAACAATAGAGCCTGAAAGTGTGAATAGCTTATAACTATAAGAAATCATGCCACTCCGTTAGGGTCACATAGCGTACAATCAAAGAGTCAAAAAGGATAGCTGAGAAACAATTCATAAGAAAAGAACAGCTAAACTAAAATTATTAACTAGAAATACTATGACCAAAGCATACAATATCGTGATATATGACTCCCAGTTCAACCAACAGTCAGATATCATATggaccaaaaccaaacaaaccCAATTACTGTCAGAAAGGTCAATTGCAGCAGACTAGCAGAAGCAAACTCAGGACATAAAATCAAAATAAACACCGTTGAACAGATCTAGATTTATAAAATCGTATCAGGTGTTTATGTTGATCTAATAGTGTGTGTAAATCAAATTGAAACAGTTACTCTTCTCGTATCACAATATATGTCTGCAACCACATACATGGACCAAAGACAAGCATTAACTGATGAAAAAATAACAAGAAATGATCACATATTACCCTATTATAAGTGGCATGCTGCAATCGTGTATTCTCTTTCACATTATTAAAGTAAGGTGTAAAGATTGGAACATTGCAATTAATACATCTTCATCTTTGTCAACAAGACCAAACTTTATTACTAGTAGTAACACAAGTTGGAGTAAGCTAGAGATGAAACTCACAAGAGCCACCAACAAGGAGGTTAGAGGACACTAAGGAGAGTATTACGATGATACTGGAACAGTATAGCGTACATTGCTATTTTTTTGGATGTCTCATAGAAGCAGATCCTAACCAATCAGATTTCAAAATGACAGAATAACAAAGAGATGGAAGAAATAAAGCAGAAGATAGAAAATATCTAATCATGAGCGTGACAATAAATGGTGTGGATTTGGAACACTGATCCGTCTATCAAACATGCATGTATTATTGCAATCTTAAAGAGTATTAACATGATACTTGCACCAATACCgtcctattttttttaaaaaaaaattgttattATCAAAGCAGATGCCAAACCAGCTAGATTTGAAAGAGACAGAATTCCAAATGGACAGCAGAAACAAAGCAGAACACACTCACTCTACGTCACAATATGCAGTGGATTTGGAATCCACCAAACAGGCATGTACGCAATGCAACTCAAACCTTAACCGCACATTGCAAAATTAGTCACCAAACAGAAACTGCGTCCCTTGCAGAACCAAGGTACAGGCACTTCAACACCAACGCACCCACATCAAAGCGCGCAATCAACATCATCTATTCGAATTACAACAGCAAGAGCCGCACGGCCGTCGCAAGCGACCTGGGTTTACCCTAGACCCCCCACAGCAACAGATCTATGGCCACGAATCATACCGCAGGGCAATGCATCGGAAAGCAGTAACGATAAATCTAGAGGGCACGGCAATTGgggagtgggggggggggggcggtacGAGAGAGGCAGGCCGGGCGCAGAACCTTGGACGGGATGCACCCGACGTTGAGGCAGGTCCCGCCGAGGGTGCCCCTCTTCTCGATGCAGGTGGTCTTGAGCCCGAGCTGCGCGGCCTTGATCGCCGCGACGTACCCGCCGGGCCCGCCGCCCAGCACGACGACGTCGCtctcctcgcccgccgccgcgtacGCCCTCCACGCCGacacggccgccgcccgcggccgccggagcacggcctccgccgcgcgccgcctcgcgAGGATCGCCAGCGCCATCTCTATCCCCCTCTCCGGTTAGGGCTTCGCTGTTCGGAAGAATCCTCGTGCTctggaaggagagaggaggaggaaggggagagcCGGCGGCCAGGAGAGGAGGACGGGGGAGGAAGCGAAATGGAAAGCGCATATTGCGGCCGCCGGTGGGGCCCCATCAATCAGAGGGGGGGCCAGGGGCATCTGTCGCTTCTGGCTTTACGATTTTTTTTTATTGCTCCAAAATAATACTCCTACTCCCCCCATAATGCAATTCTCACTTTTCAAATCAAACAGTTTAAATTTTAactaaattatataaaaataataatatctataatataaaataagtaccattagattagttatagaatatatttttataataatttttttgaagatataatttaatattattcctataaatttggtcaaatttaaattagTTACCGACACGGATCCCATAATTACATTTTTTTTATGGACGGAG contains:
- the LOC120706803 gene encoding uncharacterized protein LOC120706803, with translation MAAALYYHPAAGKASLEAVAPSSPSLALRPSQSKVLCIGSSRWWMRRRREGKARASGISSRARARPVARPALFSPVAMEWQECTTELEVDVPCSVAYQCYSERESIPQWMPFISSVKVLEDKPDLSRWSLKYEVFGRNVEFSWLARNMTPTKNQKIHWRSLEGLPNRGAVRFFPKTPSSCRVQLTVAYEIPEILAPVGSALKPFMEGLLLKGLERFAAFAKERNSKIPQP
- the LOC120706801 gene encoding leghemoglobin reductase-like encodes the protein MALAILARRRAAEAVLRRPRAAAVSAWRAYAAAGEESDVVVLGGGPGGYVAAIKAAQLGLKTTCIEKRGTLGGTCLNVGCIPSKALLHSSHMYHEAKTSFAHHGVKISNLEVDLPAMMAQKDKAVAGLTKGIEGLFKKNKVTYVKGFGKLASPSEVSVDLIDGGSTVVKGKNIIIATGSDVKSLPGITIDEKKVVSSTGALCLSEIPKKLVVIGAGYIGLEMGSVWNRLGSEVTVVEFAPDIVPSMDGEVRKQFQRMLEKQKFKFMLKTKVVGCDTSGDGVKLTLEPAAGGDQTILEADVVLVSAGRTPFTSGIGLETIGVETDKAGRILVDKRFMTNVKGVYAIGDAIPGPMLAHKAEEDGVACVEFIAGKEGHVDYDTVPGVVYTHPEVASVGKTEEQVKALGIAYRVGKFPLLANSRAKAIDDAEGLVKVVAEKETDKILGVHIMAPNAGEIIHEAVLALQYGASSEDVARTCHAHPTVSEALKEACLQTFSKAIHI